The following is a genomic window from Oncorhynchus masou masou isolate Uvic2021 chromosome 6, UVic_Omas_1.1, whole genome shotgun sequence.
CTTAACCCAATTCACACAGCATTTGCTGAACAATAAAACCATAGACTGACTTTAGGAAATGCATACTAATAGTTGTATTTATAAAATGTTTCCTGTATTTGTCAATGCTTGAGTCACCTGCTCAGTTGTGGCACCAGTTCTCACTTTGTAATATAAATTGTAGTGTGATGAGCCATTCATTAATGTCCTCATTATGGGCATCGAATCAGTACTCTAGACTGTAGAGAGACCTCGATAATACTCTGCTGTTGTGAATTACTCTGGCACCATCTTCTGGCTACATAGAGCAGTGGCTGACTGTTAATAGTCCTAAAGCAGTTTTTACACTTTCCTGGTCTCTGGTTTGAGACCCTCTGTCAGGCAATGACTCCTGTCATGAAATGGCATGTTAGATGCCGGGGGACATTGTACAGGTTGTTGGGAGTCGTCCAACAATCCCACGTGTTTCAGTAGATGGTACATATTGTAGGCATGTCAACATTTTACAGAGGGATGTTAGTAATAGCCTAGGTACACAGTTATATATCCTCCCTTTTCTACTGTTCAATTTGAGTTGGATGAGTCATTTTTGCCTCTCAATTCCTTTGACCCCAAACCCCTCCCCTGTCCTGTACTTCTACTTCCCCTGACCAATCCTGACAGACTCTGACAGCCTCTCCAGCCTATCAACACAACAACCCAGCCTATCAGACGGAGAGGAGCAGCTGGACCGCCTCCAGCAGATGGAGCTCACTCGGAACACACCCATGTCACTGTGGAAGGCAGGGGCGGTACAAGCCTGGCTGGAGGTTGTCATGGCAATGTCCATGTACCTTCGTGCTTGCTCGGAAAACGTCAAAAGTGGGAAGGTATGGCCTCTACGCTTCAACATGTAACAAGTACCCATCCACTTTAAGTCTGATTTCCGGACTTGTTTTTACAAAGCTTGTATTGACGGTAACAGCGATACTAAGAATCCCTCATCTTCCCAGGAAAACCGGGATTTCGGCATGCTTTCCTTCCTCATAGAATCTGCGTTAGATCTAGTATTTCCTCGTCCATGCTTGCTTGCATGTTTGTGCTTTAGTTTCTGAGTGCTGTGCAGTGCAGGTGTATATTGATAAGAGTGCTCTGGGTGGGCGTCCGCTGGTTGCAGGTGCTGCTGGGGCTGACAGACGAGGACCTGGAGCTGGGACTGGGCATCAGTAACCCCATGCACCGCAGGAAGCTACGCCTCGCCATCGAGGACTACAGGGAGGCAGAGTCTGGCCAGGGGTGAGCTggaacatccacacacacacacacacacacaggcctgtaTGCACACACATTGCTGAGTATGACCGTCTCAAATGTTAGGCTATCAAAGGCTGCTGAAATGGACCATCACTGGGTTGCCAAATCTTGGTTGAGTGACGTTGGGTTGCCCCAgtattcccaaaccttccaaagCCAACTGGTGGACGGCCGGGTGCTCAACTCCCTCAGCCGACGAGACCTGGAGAGACTCCTGAACATCACCACCCACTCCCACCAAACCAGCCTGCTGCTGGCCATCCAGCTCCTGCAATTGCTCAACTTCGACAAAGAGGTCAGACCTGTGTTCATTATCAATACTGTGACATTAGtgacctctcagcctctcctcccgGTGTATTTGTGGAGTGATTACAGTAGTAACCGTGCAGTAGCAACCGTACAGTAGCAACCATACAGTAGCAAccgtacagtagtaacagtacagtagtaaccGTACAGTAGTAACGGTACAGCAGTAACGGTACAGTAGCAACGGTACAGTAGCAAccgtacagtagtaacagtacagtagtaacagtacagtagtaaccGTACTGCTGTAACCGTACAGTAGTAACCGTACAGTAGTAACCGTACAGTAGTAACCGTACAGTAGTATCCGTACAGTAGCAACCGTACAGTAGCAACCGTACAGTAGTATCCGTACAGTAGCAACCGTACAGTAGCAACGGTACAGTAGTATCTGTACAGTAGTATCCGTACAGTTGAAACCGTACAGTTGTAACCGTACAGTAGCAACGGTACAGTAGCAACCGTACAGTAGCAAccgtacagtagtaacagtacagtagtaactgTACAGTAGTAACGGTACTGTAGTAACGGTACTGTAGCAACCGTACAGTAGCAAccgtacagtagtaacagtacagTGGCAACCATACAGTAGCAAccgtacagtagtaacagtagggTAGTAACAGTACGGTAATAGCCGTACAGTAGTAAcgttacagtagtaacagtacagtagtaaccgtacagtagtaacagcacagtagtaacagtacagtagtaaccGTACAGTAGTAACCGTACAGTAGTAACAGCACAGTAGTAACAGCACACTAGTAACCGTACAGTAGTAACCGTACAGTAGCAACCATACAGTAGTAACGGTACTGTTGTAACCGTACAGTAGTAACGGTACAGTAGTAAccgtacagtagtaacagtacagtagtaacagtacagtagtaaccGTACTGCTGTAACCGTACTGTTGTAACCGTAGTAACCATACTGTTGTAACCGTACAGTAGTAACCGTACAGTAGTATCCGTACAGTAGTAACCGTACAGTAGCAACCGTACAGTAGTAACGGTACAGTAGTATCCGTACAGTAGTATCCGTACAGTTGTAACCGTACAGTAGTAGCTGTACAGTAGTAACGGTACAGTAGTAACCGTACAGTAGTAACCGTACAGTAGTATCCGTACAGTAGTATCCGTACAGTAGCAACCGTACAGTAGCAACGGTACAGTAGTATCCGTACAGTAGTATCCGTACAGTTGAAACCGTACAGTTGTAACCGTACAGTAGCAACGGTACAGTAGCAACCGTACAGTAGCAACCGTACAGTAGCAAccgtacagtagtaacagtacagtagtaactgTACAGTAGTAACGGTACTGTAGTAACGGTACTGTAGCAACCGTACAGTAGCAAccgtacagtagtaacagtacagTGGCAACCATACAGTAGCAAccgtacagtagtaacagtagggTAGTAACAGTACGGTAATAGCCGTACAGTAGTAACGTTACTGTAGTAACGGTACTGTAGCAACCGTACAGTAGCAAccgtacagtagtaacagtacagTGGCAACCATACAGTAGCAAccgtacagtagtaacagtagggTAGTAACAGTACGGTAATAGCCGTACAGTAGTAACCGTACAGTGGTAACAGCACAGTAGTAACAGCACACTAGTAACCGTACAGTAGTAACCGTACAGTAGTAAcggtacagtagtaacagtacagtagtaaccGTACTGCTGTAACCGTACTGTTGTAACCGTAGTAACCATACTGTTGTAACCGTACAGTAGTAACCGTACAGTAGTATCCGTACAGTAGTATCCGTACAGTAGTAACCGTACAGTAGCAACCGTACAGTAGTAACGGTACAGTAGTATCCGTACAGTAGTATCCGTACAGTTGTAACCGTACAGTAGTAGCTGTACAGTAGTAACGGTACAGTAGTAACCGTACAGTAGTAACCGTACAGTAGTAACGGTACAGTAGTAACCGTACAGTAGTAACCGTACAGTAGTAAcggtacagtagtaacagtacagtagtaacagtacagtagtaaccGTACAGTAGTAACCGTACAGTAGTAACGGTACAATAGCAACCGTACAGTAGTAACCGTACAGTAGTAACCGTACAGTAGTAACCGTACAGTAGTAACCGTACAGTAGCAACCGTACAGTAGTAACGGTACAGTAGTAACGGTACAGTTGTAAccgtacagtagtaacagtacagtagtaacagtacagtagtaacagtacagtagtaaccGTACAGTAGTAACGGTACAGTAGTAACGGTACAGTAGTAACGGTACTGTTGTAACCGTACAGTAGTAAccatacagtagtaacagtacagtagtaacagtacagtagtaaccGTACAGTAGTAACGGTACTGTTGTAACCGTACAGTAGTAAccatacagtagtaacagtacagtagtaacagtacagtagtaacagtacagtagtaacagtacagtagtaaccgtacagtagtaacagtacagtagtaaccGTACAGTAGTAACCGTACAGTAGTAACGGTACTGTTGTAACCGTACAGTAGTAAccatacagtagtaacagtacagtagtaacagtacagtagtaacagtacagtagtaaccGTACAGTAGTAAccgtacagtagtaacagtacagtagtaacagtacagtagtaaccGTACAGTAGTAACGGTACTGTTGTAACCGTACAGTAGTAAccgtacagtagtaacagtacagtagtaaccgtacagtagtaacagtacagtagtaacagtacagtagtaaccGTACAGTAGTAACGGTACAGTAGTAACGGTACTGTTGTAACCGTACAGTAGTAACGGTACAGTAGTAACCGTACAGTTGTAACTGTACTGTTGTAACCATAGTAACCGTACAGTCGTAACCGTACAGTAGTGACCGTACTGTATTATAATAGTACATTAACATTTCAGTATGTGTTTGTTGTTGGTGTACAGGTCCTGGAGGCTCGCCGAGCCCAGTGTGAGCACAAGGACCAGGACCCAGTGGTTTGGACTTGCCACAGAGTCATAAAGTGGATCAGAGACATAGACCTAAAAGTGGGTCCTTTTCCTAGTACAGAAACAACAGAATGAACCTGGATTCCATTCAGACTGTCTCCGTTTTGGACCAATAGACTGGTGTATACACTAGATCCTGTTAGGGAAGTTTGAGGCAAATTTAGCCAAGTTGTTTGCTTGCCATTGTTCTTGTTGGATAACattatgtctctatgtctcactGGTCAGGAGTATGCTGACAGTCTTCATGGCAGGGGAGTCCATGGTGCTGTGTTGGGTCTGGACCCCTCATTTGATGCAGATGCCATGGCCAAGGCCCTGGGAATCCCCAGCCACAAACATATGCTTCATCGGCACATGTTTGAGGAGATGAaggctctctccatccctgccagGTGATTGGTCTCCCTATATCATTTATGTGTTTACGCTCCTTGGCAATAAGTAGAATGTTTTGTTGAATTTATAGCAGTGAAGTTAATTGACTCTTCCCTTCTTCCTACCCCTTGTAGGCAAACTAGTGTGGAGCAGGATTGTGAAGTGCCGGGAACGGGAGCCCCACCACAATCCCCTTCTGCTGTTAGCCGCTATAACGAGGAGATAGTGTCTATGAGACGAAGGTCAGGCAAGGTAAGAAGAAGCTACTTTAACCATTTTATTTATGAAGATGTCTCGACAAATGGTAGTTAATCGAAATTAGGCTGGACTGTTCCACTGGGTATGAATTCTGTTTTGACTTATTCTTCCTCTCATTTTCCCAGAGTCCTCTTCGGTTTAACCCAAAGATTGCCATTGGGCGGGGCCTTGGTTACCATGGCAGCTGTGGATCTCTGCCCAGAGAGGCACGGGTGCAGGCTGTGCCCAGGACAAAGGGAAGTCCCATGCACACCTACAAGAATGTAGAGATCACCAATGTCTGAACTGTGCCCTGTGGGGGATATAGGTGGTTGGCTCCAGGTGAAAAGCATTCAATATCAACAGAATCGCTGTTTTTTGACCATCTAAAATAAATCCAAATCTTTGTTTTTGGAATTGACCATTTTATTTCCAATTTCAGAAACATTTAATTTATTGTTCTTCAGTAATAAATATCAGTGGACTTAATGCCTTATGTTTGAATAGGATAAAACTGTAAACACGTTGTAACGTTCAAAGCTCCACTTTGCAGGAAAACTGGTGGCATATGTTTCCGTTCAAAAAATGACCGTCACAATTGTTCTTTAACAAGGCATCTCTTGTAACATACATGGAGGAACATGATGGTAATAATGTGTTGGCGCATAGCAAGAGTCCATGGAGGGTGAAAGTGGTCTGTACCCGTTGCCATGTCAGGAGGATGTTCGGTGTTCAGGATCTCTGGAAGGAAGAGGCACGCCTGATGTCTCGGTCCTTCCACGTCCATGCCCTGTTTCATGTATCTCACTGCCTGGCCTGGCCGGCCTCCGTGTGTAGGAAAGAGATGTTGGCCCGGCCTGCCTGGGTTTCCTGGCTCAAATCAGTTGCAGATGTTCACTACTTGTCTGGAACTTGGGACCCATATCTTCGGGAAAACCGCCATTCCCTGGGTTCCATGTAAGTTT
Proteins encoded in this region:
- the LOC135542207 gene encoding kazrin-like, producing MELTRNTPMSLWKAGAVQAWLEVVMAMSMYLRACSENVKSGKVLLGLTDEDLELGLGISNPMHRRKLRLAIEDYREAESGQGLSKAAEMDHHWVAKSWLSDVGLPQYSQTFQSQLVDGRVLNSLSRRDLERLLNITTHSHQTSLLLAIQLLQLLNFDKEVLEARRAQCEHKDQDPVVWTCHRVIKWIRDIDLKEYADSLHGRGVHGAVLGLDPSFDADAMAKALGIPSHKHMLHRHMFEEMKALSIPARQTSVEQDCEVPGTGAPPQSPSAVSRYNEEIVSMRRRSGKSPLRFNPKIAIGRGLGYHGSCGSLPREARVQAVPRTKGSPMHTYKNVEITNV